cccgCCCCGAGACCCCCGAACCCAACCCCGAGACCCCCGAACCCAACCCCGAGACCCCCGAACCCGCCccgagaccccccaaacccGCCCCGAGACCCCAAACCCGTcccgagacccccaaacccaaccGCGGAACCCCCAACCCGCCCCGAGACCCCGAACCCaaccccgagacccccaaacccaaccccgagacccccaaacctcccctcaAGGCTCCCACTCCCCCTTTCTGTGACACCCCCGTGCTTCAcccacccccgggacccctccgggacccccggagccccccgcccccgcccccccgggaccccccccgagcccgggacccccggaacccccccgggaccccccgggacccccgggacccccccaccTGCCGCCCCAGcgcctgcagctcctcctgctgctcctcggGCAGTAACAGATGGCGTAAACCATCGGGCCTGGGGGGCACGGCGTGAGAAACGGCCCCCGGTACACCGGGACCCTCCCCACCGGAACCCCGGGGCACCGGGGACCCCTCCCACCCGATCCccggggcaccgggacccctcccATTCAGAACACGGTACACCGGGACCCCTCCCACTCAACACCCGGACCCCCAACACAACCCCCGGTACACCGGGACCCCTCCCACCGGAACCCCGAggcaccgggacccctcccATTCAAATCCCGGTTACACGGGACCCCTCCCACCCGATCCCCGGGGCACGGGACCCCTCCCACCGGAACCCCgggcaccgggacccctcccACCCGACCCCCGGTACACCGGGGACCCCTCCCATTTCAAATCCCGGTACACCGGAACCCCCCCATTCAAATCCCGATACACCGGGAACCCTCCCACCCGATCCCCGGTACACCGGGACCCCTCCCATTCAAATCCCGGACCTCCAAACTCAACCCCCGGTACACCGGGACCCCTCCCACCGGAACCccggggcaccgggacccctTCCCGATCCCCGGTACACCGGACCCCTCCCACTGGAACCCCAgggcaccgggacccctcccACTGGAACTCCGGGCCCCCAAACTCAATCCCGGGTGTACCGGGACCCCTCCCACCCAACCCccggggcaccgggacccctcccACCCAAACCCAGGCACACCGGGACCCCTCCCGTTGAAACCCCGAACCCCCAAACTCAATCCCGGGTGTACCGGGACCCCTCCCACTCAAACCCTGGACCCTCAAACTCAATCCccggggcaccgggacccctcccACTGAAAGCCCgggcaccgggacccctcccATTGAAACCCCGGACCCCCAAAGTCAGTCCCGGGTGtaccgggacccctcccctTCAAATCCCGGCGGCACTGGGACCCCTCCCACTCAACCCCTGGACCCCAAACTCAACCCCCGGTGCACCGGGACCCCTCTCACTGAACTCCTGGACCCCCAAAGTCAATCCCGGTGTACCGGGACCTCTCCCACTCAACTCCCGGACCCCCAAACTCAATCCCCGGTGCACCGGGACCCCTCTCACTGAACTCCTGGACCCCCAAAGTCAACACCCGGGGCACCGGGACCTCTCCCATTGAAACCCCGGGGCACCGGACCCCTCTCATTGAAACCCGGACCCCCCAAACTCAATCCCCGGGGCAGCGGGACCCCTCCCACTCaaacccaggacccccaaactcaATCCccggggcaccgggacccctcccACTCAACCCCTGGACCTCCAAACTCAACCCCCGGTGCACCGGGACGCCTCTCACTGAACTCCCGGACCCCCAAAGTCAATCCCGGGTGTACCGGGACCTCTCCCACCCAGATCCCGGACCCCCAAACTCAACCCCCGCTGGCACCGCGACCCCTCCCCTTCAAATCCCGGTACACCGGGACCCTTCCCACCCAACCCCCGGTGCACCGGGACCCCTCCCACTCAAACCCTGGACCCTCAAACTCAATCCCGGGTGtaccgggacccctccccactcAAACTCCTGGACCCCCAAACTCAATCTCCGGTGCACCGGGACCCCTCTCACTGAAACCCCGGACCCCCAAAGTCAGTCCCGGGTGTACCGGGACCTCTCCCACTCAACTCCCGGACCCCCAAACTCAACCCCCCGGTATggcaccgggacccctcccctTCAAATCCCGGTACACCGGGACCCTTCCCACCCAACCCCCGGTGCACCGGGACCCCTCCCACTCAAACCCTGGACCCTCAAACTCAATCCCGGGTGTACCGGGATcctccccacccaaaccccagacccccaaactCAATACCGGGTGCACCGGGACCCCTCCCACCCAAACCCCGGGCCCCCCAACTCAACCCCCGGTGCACCGGGACCCCTCCCACTCAAACCCTGGACCCCCAAACTCAACCCCCGGTGCACcgcgacccctccccacccaaactCGTGCCCCCCAGACTAAACCCCCGGACCCCCAAACTCAACCCCCGCTGGCACCGCGACCCCTCCTCTCCACACGCAGCCGCCCCCCgtcccccgccccgctcccgcgGGCCCCCGGGCTCACCGAGCACCGGCCCCCCGGCCCGCCTCGTCCACGCCGAGCGCGCAGGGCCGGCGGCGGCACGGGGGGGGCACGGCGGAGGCGAAGCGACCCCCGCCCGCCGGGTCCCGCTCCAGGGCGGACAGCGCCATGCTGGGGGGGCGGGGCTTTCAGGGGGCGGGCTTTAGAGGGCGTGGTCATTCATTCCGGCCAATCAGCGCGCGAGTGTGGGGAGAGTGGGcgtggtttggtttgggggcGGGGCTTAGGGGAAGGGGCGGGGCGTTATAATGGCGCCATTGAGCGGGGGCGGGGTTTAACGGGTGTGGGCGGGGTTTAACGGGTGTGGGCGGGGTTTAACGGGCCGGGATAACCCCCCCCCTGCGGGGAGCAAAGGGGGTCTTGGGGGTCTCTGGAGCACCGGGAAGGTCTGGGGGGGTTcccgggggtctgggggggggtTCCTGGGGATCTGGGGGCTTCCCGGGGGTCTCTGGAGCACCGGGAAGGTCTGGGGGGGTTcccgggggtctggggggcacCGGGAAGGTCtgggggggttcctgggggtctgggggggttccCGGGGGTCTCTGTATCACCGGGATGAGTCCGGTGGGGTGGATTATccggggatgggggagggggtgCATAGCCCCGAACAGgccggggggggtccccggaTGGTGGGGGGCGGACAGAGGGGTCCCGGGAAGGGCGGGGAGGTCCCGGAAGCCTCGCgtgtccccccctccccccccccccaaaccccgtCCGGGAAGAGCGGCCCCGGGGCGGGCGGTGCCGGGCAGAGCGGGAGGGGGTTCCCGGAACAACCCCCCCCTCCTTCTCCCGTATGCCCCATATATGGGCATGGCTGCGTCAGCGGGGAAAGCCCCGGCCACGCCCACTTCCGTTGACGCGGGCGCACGCGGGGGGCTTCCacgggagggggagggggggggaggacACGCATggcccccccccgccccggtTCAGCACGACCAGACCCCCCCCGTTATGGCAattatttgttgttgttgttaattaaatacaaatgtacaaaataaaattaaaattaaaaaaaaaaacaccacaaaaaaaaaataaacaacaaatcgcccccttcccccccccgccccccaccGCCGtttcgggattttgggggtccccgggggctgctccccacCTGGGGGGGTCTTGTAAACGTCACGAGGGGGATCCCCCCCCCTCAAAATTTCTATTTGGGGCGCGCGCTCAGCCCCTCCCGGCGGAATCCTCAATTTGGGGGGGTCCGACCCCCCCTCTCAGAACCGAGGGGGGTCCCCAGGCCCAGCTGGGGGGGGGCTCCAGGCCCGCTTTGGGGGTCCCCGTCCATCCCACAGGCCCCGTTCCCGcaggtcctggggggtcctggcaAAGGAGGGGAGGGGTCTGGTCCTGCCGGTCCCTTCAGGCTGCTCCGTTTCGGGGTGGCCCAGTCCAGGGGTCCCCCATCCTCCTGCGTCCTTTTAGGGGTCTCCAGGGGGTCCATGGGGGGCCCCCCGAAGCCTCCAGCCTCATCCAGCGCGGTCCCGCGCAGCATCCCGGTAACACCGGGCTCCTCACCGGGCTCCggtgaggatggggaggggtccccgcccctccgtgcccagccaggtacggggaggggggggaggatCCCCCCCGGGGGTGTCCATGGGGGTCCCCCACAAAGGAACCGGAGCCCCCCTGGCCGGGTCCATCAGGCGTTTCTAGAAGCCGAGCGCGGCTCCCGGGGGCAGCGGGCATCCCGAACCCGCGTGGTCCCGCACGGAGCCCCGGAGCCGCCGCACCTGGGCTCGCAGCCCCGCCGCCGTGGCCGCCAGCGCCGCGTTCTGTGCCCGGAGCCCCCGGACGCGCTGCTCCAAACGGGCGATCCGCTCCAGCTTCCGCCGCCGGCACCGGCTCGCCGCCAGCCGGTTCCGCAGCCTCCGCCGCTCCGCCTGCAGCAGCTCCGGGGAATCCGCGCCCGCTTCCGCCGCCTCCGCCTCCGctccggggacccccgggaagGGTCCCCCCATCCCCGCCGCCGTCGTGCTCAGCGCCGGTGGCTCCGGGAGCGCCACGTTGGGCGGCCCCGGTTGGTGCAGCTCGTCAGCGCTTGGGCGAAGCTGCCGGTGAAAGCGTCGCGCTCGCCGGGACCGGGGTAGAAGAAGCTGCCGGTACCGGCGCCGCTGCCGAAGAAGGTGCCGTCGGGGCACGGCGCCGGTTTGAGCCCGCGGAAGGGCTCCGGGGGGGAAGCCTGTTGTAGAGACCCCGGTAAGGTGCCGTAATCGGGCTCGGGGCGGCAGAAGCCGCCCGGGAAGGGCGCGGGGCGGTAGAACGGCGGCTCCATCCGCGCGGCCGCACCGGGAGCGGCGGGACTCGAAcccgcggccccgcgccgcccgcccgctTTATAACCGCGCGCGGCGGAAACGCGGCGCCATTGGCTGGGGCGGGCTGGGGACACGCCCACCCTGAGCGAGGACACGCCCACCCTGAGCGAGGACACGCCCACCCTGAGCGAGGACACGCCCCCTAAAGCGAGGACACGCCCACTCTGAGCGAGGACACGCCCCCTAAAGCGAGGACACGCCCACCCTGAACGAGGACACGCCCCCTAACGAGAGGACACGCCCCCTAAAGCGAGGACACGCCCCCTAAAGCGAGGACACGCCCCCTAAAGCGAGGACACGCCCCCCGCGGGAAAAGGGGCGGGGCCTCCGCCGCATTTGGGGGGCGCAGGTGGGAAAGGGGGGGACCAGGTGAGCAAAGGGGGCCAGGTGTGAGCAAGGAGAGGGCAGGTGAGGGGGGCAGGTGAGCAAGGGAGGGGTTCAGGTGTGAAAAGCACAAAGGGGGGGtcacaggtgtgtgcagggggggttacaggtgtgtcccagaggtcacaggtgtgtgcagggggggttacaggtgtgtcccaggggtcacaggtgtgtgcagggggGGTTACAGGTGTGTCCCAGGGGGTCACAGGTGTGTCCCAGAGGTCACAGGTGTGCAAGGGTGGGCACAGGTGAGCAAGGGAGGgcacaggtgtgtcccaggtgtgtccaggtgcgtcccaggtgtgtcccaggcgtgtcccaggtgtgtccaggtgtgtcccaggggtgtcccagatgtccccaggcgTGTCCCGGGTGTGTCCCTGgcgtgtcccaggtgtccccaggtatccccaggtgtccccaggtgtccccaggtgtgccccaggtgtgtccaggtgtgtccaggtgtgtccaggtgtccccaggtgtgtccaggtgtgtcccaggtgtgtccaggtgcgtcccaggtgtgtcccaggcgtgtcccaggtgtgtccaggtgtgtcccaggggtgtccaggtgtgtcccaggcgTGTCCCGGGTGTGTCCCTGGCGTGTCCCGGGTGTGTCCCTGgcgtgtcccaggtgtccccaggtatccccaggtgtgccccaggtgtgtccaggtgtgtccaggtgtccccaggtgtgtccaggtgtgtcccaggtgtgtcccacctgtcccaggtgtgtcccaggcgtgtccaggtgtccccaggtgtgccccaggtgtgtccaggtatGTCCTAGCGTGTCCCAGGcatgtccaggtgtgtcccaggtgtcccaggtgtccccagatgtgtcccagcgtgtcccaggtgtccccaggtgtccccaggtgtgtcccaggtgtccccaggtgtgtccaggtgtgtccaggtgtccccaggtgtgtccaggtgtgtcccagcccATCGGGGCGTGTCCGGCCGCTCCCGTGTGGGGACACGCGTGcagggggggggcggggggaggaaCGGGGGGGGTTCCCCGGGGATTCCCAAAGGGGGCcaagcccctcccccacccccaaaccttcccgtttttgggttttttttaggggattttggggccggattttccctccccacttctccttcctcctgacTCCCCGCTgtcacccccccaaaaaaatgtCACAAGCCCTGAAGTgaccccccctcccctcccccaccccctcagGTGAGCCCCCcgaggggggaggggcgcagGTGAGGGGGACCTGAGACATtgggggggggcagggggggatttgggggggtcctggggggtctttTTGGgcccccccccgccccaaaGTGACTTTGGGGGGCCCCAACGGCCCCAACCGTCAGCGGGGTTTCGATCTGGGGGGCCCCGGATGTCCGGGGGGAGGGCCCGGGTGATGCAGGgtcaaactgggagcactgggagggtcTTGGGGtcacactgggagcactgggagggtgtttggtttatactgggagcactgggagagtgTTGAGGttatactgggagcactgggagcgtGTTGGGGtcacactgggagcactgggagggtgTTGAGGttatactgggagcactgggagggtgTTGGGGtcacactgggagcactgggagggtgtttgggttatactgggagcactgggagggtcTTGGGGtcacactgggagcactgggagggtatttgggttatactgggagcactgggagggtgTTGGGgtcaaactgggagcactgggagggggtttggggtcatgctgggagcactgggaggatATTTGGGTTATACTGGGAGCATTGGGAGGGTGTTGGGGTTAAAGTGGGGGTCTTGGGGtcacactgggagcactgggagggtgTTTGGgtcatactgggagcactgggagggtgTTGGGgtcaaactgggagcactgggagggtgTTGGGGTCATACTGGGGGGGTCTTGGGCCTAACTGGGAGGACTGGGGGGGTCTTGGGCCTATACTGGGAGCCCTGGGATGCCCCCAGACCCATCCTGGGGGTTCCGGGgccatactgggagcactggggaggaagaggagcggaGGTGAGGGGGGGTCCGGCCGCCGCCGGCCCCCGCGAGGCCATCGGGTTCAGCGCTGACGCAGCGCGGGCGtcgccgccgctgccccggggCGAGAACGGCCCGGCCTGACCCTCCCGAGCCGGCGGGGCCCGACGGGCGCGGCCGCGGGGGCGGCGGGACGCGGCCATGACTCACCGGCGGCGCCGTGAGGGCGGCGGGCAAGGAGCGAGCGGCGCCGCTCTGGACGCGACTCTATGGCCTTGGAGGACTCAGTGCTGTTCCCACAGGGGCGGGTCCGACAGGGGGCGTGGCCAGCGGGCGTGGCCGCTCTGTCCGCGTCTCTGTGGTGCGGGGTGGGCGGAAGTGGGCGTGGCCGGAAGTGAGAGGGTGTGGCCCGCAGGTGCGGCCGCTCTAGGTGCGACTCTATGGTCGGCAGGGAGGTGTGGCGGGCAGGGGGCGGGGCGCAGGTGCGGCCGCTCTGGGCGCGGCTCGGTGCCCCTGGAGGACCGGCCGGACATGGCGGCGGGGCGGGACGCGTGTGGGGCGCTGCTCACCTGGGTAAGGGGGGGTCGggacccccccctccccctcccgcCGTGCTCGGGGATCCACACGGGGTTGGTCAGGGAGAGCCCCACCCCCttcccgggacccccgggggaTTCCGGTGGCTTCGGGAACTTTCGTCCCCTCAGGGCACCTGTAACTCCTCCTCAGGGCCTGTaactccccctccccccagggCACCTGTGACCCCCCTCAgggccctgggaccccccccagggTGCTGTGACCCCCCCCCCAGGGCATCTGTGACCCCCCCCAGAGCACCTGTGACCCCCTCAGGGCACCTGTGACCCCCCCATAACCCCTCTGACCCCCCTCAGGGTCCTGTgaccccctcaggaccctcTGACCCCCTCCCAGGGCACCTGTgaccccctcaggaccctgTGACCCCCCTCAGGGCACCTGTGACCCCCCCATAACCCCTCTGACCCCCCCCCCAGGGCACCTGTGACCCCCCCAGGGCACCTGTGACCCCCCCCAGGACTCTCTGACCCCCCCCATAACCCCTCTGACCCCCTCCCAGAGCACCTGTgaccccctcaggaccctcTGACCCCCCCCCAGAGCACTTGTGACCCCCCCATAACCCCCCTCAGGGCACTTGTGACCCCCCCATAACCCCCCTCAGGGCCCTGTGACCCCCCCCAGGGCACCTGTGACCCCCCCAGGGCACCTGTGACCCCCCCCAGGCCTTGTGACCCCCCCCCATaacccctctgccccctccaggaCTCTGTCACCCCCCCCGTTGACCTTTGACCCCCCCGTTGACCTTTGACCCCCCCCGTGACGTGTCCACTCCCCCGTGCCCCTCCCC
Above is a window of Poecile atricapillus isolate bPoeAtr1 chromosome 39, bPoeAtr1.hap1, whole genome shotgun sequence DNA encoding:
- the LOC131591227 gene encoding uncharacterized protein LOC131591227 — protein: MSESHLERPHLRATPSHFRPRPLPPTPHHRDADRAATPAGHAPCRTRPCGNSTESSKAIESRPERRRSLLARRPHGAAGFPPGALPRAQTGAVPRRHLLRQRRRYRQLLLPRSRRARRFHRQLRPSADELHQPGPPNVALPEPPALSTTAAGMGGPFPGVPGAEAEAAEAGADSPELLQAERRRLRNRLAASRCRRRKLERIARLEQRVRGLRAQNAALAATAAGLRAQVRRLRGSVRDHAGSGCPLPPGAALGF